Proteins encoded within one genomic window of Cryomorphaceae bacterium 1068:
- a CDS encoding T9SS type A sorting domain-containing protein: protein WETATEINNDYFVVERASEDLDWRPILTVTGAGNSNSLLTYSEKDREPLKGLSYYRLKQVDYDGQFSYSEPVAIFNNQVENSEDVFMYPNPSSLGSVFLRIPEGLNGFRTELRLFDLSGKLLQTELYDANSDVYEMKYGDLIPGIYLIQINSEMLNDTKKLVVK from the coding sequence TGGGAAACAGCTACTGAGATCAATAATGATTATTTCGTCGTTGAAAGGGCGAGTGAAGATTTGGATTGGAGGCCGATATTGACGGTGACGGGAGCTGGTAATTCGAATAGTTTACTGACCTATAGTGAGAAGGACCGAGAGCCTTTGAAGGGATTGTCTTATTACCGTTTGAAGCAGGTAGATTACGACGGACAGTTTAGCTATAGCGAGCCTGTAGCGATTTTCAATAATCAAGTTGAGAACTCCGAGGATGTCTTTATGTATCCGAATCCGTCCAGTTTGGGATCCGTATTTTTGAGAATACCTGAGGGACTTAATGGTTTCCGAACGGAGCTCAGGCTTTTCGATCTGTCGGGTAAGCTATTGCAGACGGAGCTTTACGATGCCAACTCGGATGTGTACGAAATGAAGTATGGGGATTTGATACCGGGGATTTATTTGATTCAGATCAATTCAGAGATGCTGAACGATACGAAGAAGTTGGTTGTGAAATAG